In Rhodobacteraceae bacterium LMO-JJ12, a single window of DNA contains:
- a CDS encoding glycosyltransferase family 2 protein gives MNNPPKWGIVSTVKAPLREIADFAAYHLELGAHRLILYLDEDAPETFLALSAHPKLRVFKADAANWRNANRPEQHQPRQTANARHALKRRSRDLDWLAHIDVDEFLWPTRPLEEQLKALPQDCLTARIRPIEALSSDGCGDIPPGQTCFKATSPDRSTRHRQTSEIFPTFGAHLNGGFLSHVAGKVIFRTGIDGLNPRIHNVFLGDQKNPGQQDLLDTELCHLHAPSLDAWLNRFEYRLEKGAYRAGLAPTRARTHGGLTMHELFQAIIAENGRDGLIAFYNEVCRATPDLRARLKAFGLLRCHALDLDRKRAKHFPDLA, from the coding sequence ATGAATAACCCTCCCAAATGGGGCATCGTCTCCACCGTCAAGGCGCCGCTGCGCGAGATCGCTGATTTCGCCGCCTATCACCTCGAACTCGGCGCCCATCGGCTGATCCTCTATCTTGACGAGGATGCTCCCGAAACCTTTCTGGCCCTAAGCGCCCATCCCAAACTGCGTGTCTTCAAGGCCGACGCCGCCAACTGGCGCAACGCCAATCGCCCTGAACAACACCAGCCGCGCCAGACCGCCAATGCCCGCCATGCGCTCAAGCGCAGATCCCGCGATCTCGACTGGTTGGCGCATATCGATGTTGATGAATTTCTCTGGCCTACAAGACCGTTAGAGGAACAACTTAAAGCCCTTCCGCAAGATTGCCTCACCGCGCGAATCCGCCCGATCGAAGCTCTTTCCTCTGATGGATGTGGCGATATCCCCCCCGGTCAGACCTGTTTCAAGGCGACATCTCCCGACCGCAGCACTCGCCACCGGCAAACCAGCGAAATTTTTCCCACCTTCGGCGCCCATCTCAACGGGGGGTTTCTTAGCCATGTCGCCGGCAAGGTGATCTTTCGCACTGGCATCGACGGACTTAACCCGCGCATCCACAACGTCTTTCTCGGCGATCAGAAAAATCCGGGTCAGCAGGACCTGCTCGACACCGAGCTCTGCCATCTGCATGCCCCATCCCTCGACGCGTGGCTGAACCGTTTTGAATATCGCCTCGAAAAGGGCGCCTATCGCGCCGGGCTGGCCCCGACCCGCGCACGCACGCACGGCGGGTTAACCATGCACGAACTGTTTCAGGCCATCATCGCCGAGAACGGTCGCGATGGCCTCATCGCGTTCTACAACGAAGTCTGCCGCGCCACGCCCGATCTGCGCGCCCGCCTCAAGGCCTTCGGGCTCCTGCGTTGCCACGCGCTCGACCTTGACCGCAAGCGCGCGAAACATTTCCCCGACCTGGCCTGA
- a CDS encoding peptide chain release factor 3, producing MLDTAQNRPDLPAEIARRRTFAIISHPDAGKTTLTEKFLLFGGAIQMAGQVRAKGEARRTRSDFMQMEKDRGISVSASAMSFDFKTFRFNLVDTPGHSDFSEDTYRTLTAVDAAVMVIDGAKGVESQTQKLFEVCRLRDLPILTFCNKMDRESRDTFDIIDEIQEMLAIDVTPASWPIGVGRDFLGCYDMLNDRLELMDRADRNRIAETIEIKGLDDPLLAKHVPADLLEKLIEEVEMARELLPALNPQSVLEGHMTPIWFGSAINSFGVKELMQGIATYGPEPQPQSAKPRQILPEETKVSGFVFKVQANMDPKHRDRVAFLRLASGHFKRGMKLTHVRTKKPMTITNPVLFLASDRELAEEAWAGDIIGIPNHGQLRIGDTLTEGEALRVSNIPSFAPELLQSVRANDPLKSKHLEKALMQFAEEGAAKVFKPAMGSGFIVGVVGALQFEVLASRIELEYGLPVRFEPSHFTSARWVSGDKQAIDKFINSNKQHIAYDNDGDITYLTRLQWDIDRIERDFPDVTLSATKEMMV from the coding sequence ATGTTGGACACCGCACAAAACCGCCCCGATCTGCCGGCTGAAATCGCCCGCCGCCGCACTTTCGCGATCATCTCGCACCCGGATGCGGGCAAAACCACGCTGACCGAGAAATTCCTGTTGTTCGGCGGCGCGATTCAGATGGCCGGACAGGTCCGCGCCAAGGGCGAAGCCCGCCGCACCCGGTCCGACTTCATGCAGATGGAAAAAGATCGCGGCATCTCCGTCTCGGCCTCGGCAATGTCGTTTGATTTCAAAACCTTCCGCTTCAATCTTGTTGACACACCCGGTCACTCCGACTTCTCGGAAGACACCTATCGCACGCTCACGGCGGTGGATGCGGCGGTGATGGTGATCGACGGCGCCAAGGGCGTTGAAAGCCAGACCCAGAAGCTCTTTGAGGTCTGCCGCCTGCGCGACCTTCCGATCCTGACCTTCTGTAACAAGATGGACCGCGAAAGCCGCGATACCTTTGACATTATTGATGAAATTCAGGAAATGCTGGCGATCGACGTCACCCCGGCCAGCTGGCCCATCGGTGTCGGCCGCGATTTCCTGGGTTGTTACGACATGCTCAATGACCGCCTCGAACTGATGGACCGGGCCGACCGTAACCGCATCGCAGAAACCATTGAAATCAAGGGCCTGGATGATCCGCTTCTGGCCAAACACGTGCCCGCTGACCTGTTGGAAAAGCTGATCGAAGAGGTCGAAATGGCCCGCGAGCTGCTCCCCGCGCTCAACCCCCAATCCGTGCTCGAAGGCCATATGACCCCGATCTGGTTTGGCTCGGCCATCAACTCATTCGGCGTCAAGGAATTGATGCAAGGCATTGCCACCTACGGCCCCGAACCCCAACCGCAATCGGCCAAGCCTCGACAAATTCTTCCTGAAGAAACAAAGGTTTCCGGCTTCGTCTTCAAGGTTCAGGCGAACATGGACCCCAAGCACCGCGACCGTGTCGCCTTTCTGCGTCTTGCTTCGGGCCATTTCAAACGCGGCATGAAACTCACCCATGTGCGCACCAAGAAACCGATGACGATCACCAACCCGGTACTCTTTCTCGCCTCAGATCGCGAACTCGCCGAAGAGGCCTGGGCTGGCGACATCATCGGCATCCCCAACCACGGCCAATTGCGCATTGGCGATACGTTAACCGAAGGGGAAGCTTTGCGTGTTAGCAACATCCCCTCCTTCGCGCCCGAACTGCTGCAATCCGTGCGCGCCAACGATCCGCTGAAATCCAAGCATCTGGAAAAGGCCCTGATGCAATTTGCCGAAGAAGGTGCTGCCAAGGTCTTCAAACCCGCCATGGGTTCGGGCTTCATCGTCGGCGTCGTCGGCGCATTGCAGTTTGAGGTGTTGGCCAGCCGGATCGAGCTGGAATACGGCCTGCCTGTGCGTTTCGAGCCGTCGCATTTCACCTCGGCCCGCTGGGTTAGCGGAGACAAGCAAGCTATTGATAAATTTATAAATTCCAACAAACAACACATCGCCTACGACAATGATGGTGACATCACTTACCTCACCCGCTTGCAATGGGATATCGACCGGATTGAACGCGACTTTCCCGATGTCACACTCTCGGCGACAAAGGAAATGATGGTCTGA
- a CDS encoding BrnA antitoxin family protein has translation MAPSKQDAQARMYRELRDLQSDLAEHWLERSLPEDWHGLETSQPLRQVKERVTIRLDADMVRWFRRLGPGYGQRINRVLRLYWMALLSGRVKSHWDEDELAPPFMQVIEQAAARRGQEDEA, from the coding sequence ATGGCCCCGAGCAAACAGGACGCACAGGCGCGGATGTATCGTGAGCTGCGCGATTTACAGAGCGATCTGGCCGAGCATTGGCTGGAACGCTCCTTGCCCGAGGATTGGCATGGGCTGGAGACGAGCCAGCCTTTGCGGCAGGTCAAGGAGCGGGTGACGATTCGGCTTGATGCCGACATGGTGCGTTGGTTTCGCCGTCTTGGGCCGGGCTATGGGCAGCGGATCAACCGGGTGCTCAGGCTTTATTGGATGGCGCTGCTTTCGGGGCGGGTGAAATCGCACTGGGACGAGGACGAATTGGCGCCGCCCTTCATGCAGGTGATCGAACAGGCGGCGGCGCGTCGGGGGCAGGAAGATGAGGCGTGA
- a CDS encoding Hint domain-containing protein: MTQSNTRPAHALPVYTSAMLSVVNGANLGDPLSHADDLQLEDSYALRHAAEPVRLAVMAGENGHFVIAQGTATGTPGATVVLDSCLTLMTRASEVVELLVLVEIDETGHARAIYGLPLAPLEAKAEYLLVGIDREAAKTRMAQMACVSFTRGTQITMATGQQRPIESLQIGDRVLTRDDGAQEIRWIGNSTMRASGEFAPIRIAAGALHNAGDLLVSPDHRLFIYQRSDAFGAGRSELLIKARHLVNGDTIHAQPGGFVDYFQLLFDRHQIIFAEGIAAETLLADQRTHAALPRALADKLLSSGRNHGDAAHLEFEVSAKLLDRPDAAALLRRASTR; the protein is encoded by the coding sequence ATGACCCAATCCAATACCCGCCCGGCCCATGCGCTGCCCGTCTATACCTCGGCCATGCTCAGCGTGGTGAACGGTGCCAATCTTGGCGACCCGCTGTCACATGCCGACGATCTGCAACTCGAAGACAGCTATGCGCTGCGCCACGCCGCCGAGCCCGTGCGCCTCGCTGTCATGGCGGGTGAAAACGGCCATTTCGTCATCGCCCAGGGCACCGCCACCGGCACGCCCGGCGCCACCGTGGTGCTCGACAGTTGCCTGACATTGATGACACGCGCCAGCGAAGTCGTCGAACTCCTGGTACTGGTTGAAATCGACGAAACCGGCCACGCCCGTGCAATCTATGGCCTGCCACTTGCCCCGCTAGAGGCCAAGGCCGAATATTTGCTGGTCGGGATTGATCGCGAGGCCGCGAAAACCCGCATGGCCCAGATGGCCTGTGTGTCCTTCACCCGCGGCACCCAGATCACCATGGCCACCGGACAGCAGCGCCCCATCGAATCGCTGCAAATCGGCGACCGCGTGCTGACGCGCGACGATGGCGCACAGGAAATCCGCTGGATCGGCAACAGCACCATGCGCGCCTCGGGCGAATTCGCCCCGATCCGTATCGCCGCCGGGGCGCTGCACAACGCCGGCGATCTTCTGGTCTCTCCCGATCACCGCCTGTTCATTTATCAACGCTCCGACGCTTTCGGCGCGGGCCGCTCCGAACTGCTGATCAAGGCCCGCCATCTGGTCAACGGCGATACCATCCATGCCCAACCGGGCGGCTTTGTCGATTACTTCCAACTGCTGTTTGACCGCCACCAGATCATCTTTGCCGAAGGCATCGCCGCCGAAACCCTGCTGGCGGATCAGCGCACCCATGCCGCCCTGCCCCGCGCGCTGGCCGACAAGCTCCTGTCCTCCGGGCGCAATCATGGCGACGCGGCGCATCTCGAATTCGAAGTCAGCGCCAAACTGCTCGACCGCCCCGACGCCGCCGCCCTGCTGCGGCGCGCCTCAACCCGCTGA
- a CDS encoding SDR family oxidoreductase: MDLGISGKRAVVCASSKGLGRGCAEALAEAGVDLVMNARGEEALLAAAEEIRAAYGVEVTTVAADISSEAGRAAVLEAVGAADILVNNAGGPPPGMWYDWEREDFIKALDANMLAPIAMMKALLPGMMERGWGRVVNITSQSVKAPIAVLGLSNSARAGLTGYVAGTARQVAGSGVTINNLLPGIHATDRAIALDGKVVQEQGITMEEAQAARAASIPAGRYGTREEFGAACAFLCSKHAGFIVGQNILLDGGGVNATL; encoded by the coding sequence ATGGATCTGGGAATTTCGGGCAAAAGGGCGGTTGTCTGTGCGTCGTCAAAGGGGCTGGGGCGGGGCTGTGCCGAGGCGCTGGCCGAGGCCGGTGTCGACCTAGTGATGAATGCGCGCGGCGAGGAGGCGCTTCTTGCCGCAGCCGAGGAGATAAGAGCGGCTTATGGCGTGGAGGTCACGACGGTGGCGGCTGATATTTCGAGCGAGGCGGGGCGCGCAGCGGTGCTTGAGGCGGTCGGGGCGGCGGATATTCTGGTGAACAACGCGGGCGGGCCGCCGCCGGGCATGTGGTATGACTGGGAGCGCGAGGATTTCATCAAGGCGCTGGATGCCAACATGTTGGCGCCCATCGCGATGATGAAGGCGCTCTTGCCGGGGATGATGGAGCGCGGCTGGGGCCGGGTGGTGAACATCACCTCGCAATCGGTAAAGGCGCCGATTGCCGTGCTGGGGCTGAGCAATTCGGCGCGTGCGGGGTTGACGGGCTATGTCGCCGGGACGGCGCGGCAGGTGGCGGGATCGGGTGTGACGATCAACAATCTGTTGCCGGGGATTCATGCCACGGATCGCGCCATCGCGCTTGACGGCAAGGTGGTGCAGGAGCAGGGCATTACCATGGAGGAGGCGCAGGCGGCGCGCGCGGCCAGTATTCCTGCCGGGCGCTATGGCACGCGCGAGGAATTCGGCGCGGCCTGTGCGTTTTTATGCTCAAAGCATGCCGGGTTCATCGTGGGGCAGAACATCCTTCTGGATGGTGGCGGTGTGAACGCGACGTTGTGA
- a CDS encoding YeeE/YedE family protein — protein sequence MLDLVGDNTFVALVGLLGGVILGLAARLGRFCTMGAIEDLLYGGSDIRMRMWILAIGVAIMGSFTLTGLGWLAPEQSFYLSIRWMPLASILGGLMFGYGMALAGNCGYGSIARLGGGDMRAFVIVLVMGLSAYMVLSGPFAGLRNWLFFQQDVTNDTPPGFAHALAAWTGWPLSTIGVTIGAAISLAALASRPLLARPAAVFWAVMVGLAVISGWAGSAYVVSHGYAPVPLVSHSFAAPVGETLLYAMTSSARVPSFAVGSILGVALGAFAGSLIKGHFRWEACEDPRELRRQIIGAALMGAGAVIAMGCTVGQGISAFSLLSFSAPVTFLAIFIGAGIGLRQLIEGFQPAQ from the coding sequence ATGCTTGATCTAGTGGGGGACAACACCTTCGTGGCGCTCGTCGGCCTTCTGGGCGGCGTCATTCTTGGGCTGGCCGCGCGCCTCGGGCGGTTCTGCACCATGGGCGCCATCGAAGACCTGCTTTATGGCGGCTCGGATATCCGCATGCGCATGTGGATACTGGCGATCGGCGTCGCAATCATGGGCAGCTTCACCCTCACCGGCCTCGGCTGGCTTGCACCGGAACAAAGCTTCTACCTCTCGATCCGCTGGATGCCGCTGGCCTCGATCCTCGGCGGGCTGATGTTTGGCTATGGCATGGCATTGGCGGGCAATTGCGGCTACGGCTCGATCGCGCGGCTTGGCGGCGGCGACATGCGCGCCTTCGTGATTGTGCTGGTGATGGGCCTCTCGGCCTATATGGTGCTCTCCGGTCCCTTTGCAGGCCTGCGCAACTGGCTGTTCTTTCAACAGGATGTCACCAACGACACGCCCCCCGGCTTCGCCCATGCTCTGGCGGCCTGGACCGGCTGGCCGCTCTCAACCATCGGCGTCACCATCGGTGCCGCAATCAGCCTCGCCGCCCTGGCCTCGCGCCCGTTGCTGGCACGCCCCGCTGCGGTGTTCTGGGCCGTGATGGTGGGGCTTGCCGTCATCTCGGGCTGGGCCGGATCGGCCTATGTGGTCAGCCACGGCTACGCGCCGGTGCCGCTGGTCTCACACTCCTTTGCCGCGCCGGTGGGCGAAACCCTGCTCTACGCCATGACCTCCTCGGCGCGGGTGCCAAGCTTTGCCGTCGGCTCGATCCTCGGCGTGGCCCTCGGCGCCTTCGCAGGGTCCCTGATCAAGGGGCATTTCCGCTGGGAAGCCTGCGAAGACCCACGCGAGCTGCGCCGCCAGATCATCGGCGCCGCCCTGATGGGGGCGGGCGCGGTGATCGCCATGGGCTGCACCGTGGGCCAGGGCATCTCGGCCTTCTCGTTGCTCAGCTTCTCGGCCCCTGTCACCTTCCTTGCCATCTTCATCGGAGCAGGCATCGGCCTGCGCCAGCTGATCGAAGGGTTTCAACCGGCACAGTAA
- a CDS encoding metalloregulator ArsR/SmtB family transcription factor: protein MGLPVFDDDLTEAELDRFVANATEASNFLKTVSHEGRLMILCHLVSGEKSVTELEELLSARQAAVSQQLSRLRLEGLVIPRRDGKAIYYRLADDRPKRILELVYELFCDADDK from the coding sequence ATGGGGCTACCCGTCTTTGACGATGACCTGACCGAGGCAGAGCTTGACCGCTTCGTCGCCAATGCCACAGAGGCATCGAACTTTCTCAAAACCGTGAGCCACGAAGGCCGGTTGATGATCCTGTGCCATCTGGTCTCGGGCGAAAAATCCGTGACCGAACTCGAAGAACTGCTTTCGGCCCGTCAGGCAGCGGTCAGCCAACAGCTCTCGCGTCTGCGCCTCGAAGGGCTGGTGATCCCGCGGCGCGACGGCAAGGCAATCTATTACCGCTTGGCCGATGACCGCCCCAAGCGTATCCTGGAACTGGTTTACGAGTTGTTCTGCGACGCTGACGACAAATAA
- a CDS encoding thioredoxin family protein, translating into MLKRAALSLFLLLPLVFAGPLTAGELVMVEQQGCAYCITWKREIGPIYPKTDEGIFAPLRMIDIDDPVPADLTFARKVVYTPTFILIENGTEVARIEGYPGEDFFWGLLGMMLKTKTSYEGGTATGAQNSNG; encoded by the coding sequence ATGCTCAAACGCGCCGCCCTTTCGCTTTTTCTCTTGCTACCGCTGGTATTTGCAGGGCCGCTCACCGCTGGTGAACTGGTTATGGTCGAGCAACAGGGATGCGCCTATTGCATCACCTGGAAGCGTGAAATCGGCCCGATTTACCCCAAAACAGACGAGGGCATTTTTGCCCCCCTGCGCATGATCGACATCGACGATCCTGTGCCCGCTGACCTCACTTTCGCGCGCAAGGTGGTCTATACCCCCACTTTCATCCTGATCGAAAACGGCACCGAAGTGGCCCGAATCGAAGGCTACCCGGGCGAAGATTTCTTCTGGGGTCTGCTGGGCATGATGCTCAAAACCAAAACCAGTTACGAGGGCGGCACTGCAACAGGCGCGCAAAACAGCAATGGTTGA
- a CDS encoding cytochrome c biogenesis protein CcdA, with protein sequence MFDITYFGALFAGFAAFFTPCILPMVPFYLSYMAGISMAELRGDGEIAPGAARRLVISALMFALGVTTIFMLMGMGATALGQTFAQWKDWLAYIAAAVIFVFGLHFLGVIRIGFLMREARMESKADPSTVFGAYLMGLAFGFGWTACVGPVLASILMIASGMGDISKGALLLAAFGLGMTAPFVVAAMFARPFLGWLARHRAKMAYVEKAMGVMLIVFAILIATDTVNVISNWMIETFPSFGKLG encoded by the coding sequence ATGTTTGATATCACCTATTTCGGCGCTCTTTTTGCAGGGTTTGCCGCTTTTTTCACCCCCTGTATCCTGCCGATGGTGCCTTTCTATCTGAGCTATATGGCGGGGATCAGCATGGCGGAGTTGAGGGGGGATGGCGAAATTGCCCCCGGAGCGGCGCGCAGGTTGGTTATTTCGGCGCTGATGTTCGCGCTGGGGGTGACGACGATCTTCATGCTGATGGGAATGGGCGCGACGGCCCTTGGGCAGACTTTTGCGCAGTGGAAAGATTGGTTGGCGTATATCGCGGCGGCGGTGATCTTTGTCTTTGGGTTGCATTTTCTGGGCGTGATCCGCATCGGGTTCTTGATGCGAGAGGCACGAATGGAGAGCAAGGCAGACCCGAGCACGGTGTTTGGGGCCTACCTTATGGGGCTTGCGTTTGGCTTTGGCTGGACCGCCTGCGTCGGGCCGGTTCTGGCGTCGATTCTGATGATTGCCAGCGGTATGGGCGATATCAGCAAGGGGGCGTTACTGCTGGCCGCGTTCGGGCTGGGCATGACTGCGCCGTTTGTTGTGGCGGCGATGTTTGCGCGCCCGTTTCTGGGATGGTTGGCGCGGCACCGTGCGAAGATGGCCTACGTTGAGAAGGCGATGGGGGTGATGCTGATCGTGTTTGCCATTCTGATCGCAACCGATACGGTGAACGTGATTTCGAATTGGATGATTGAGACATTCCCGAGCTTTGGCAAGCTTGGGTAA